In Portunus trituberculatus isolate SZX2019 chromosome 10, ASM1759143v1, whole genome shotgun sequence, one genomic interval encodes:
- the LOC123501972 gene encoding phosphatidylinositol 3,4,5-trisphosphate 3-phosphatase and dual-specificity protein phosphatase PTEN-like isoform X1 produces the protein MSKGIRNLVSKRKRRFKENGYDLDLSYITERLIAMGFPAQKLEGVYRNHIDDVSRFLEERHKDHYRIYNLCSERNRSYDESRFHNRVRTFPFADHNPPPLINIQPLCNDISKWLSQDQKNVAVVHCKAGKGRTGVMICCYLLHCHHTCLAQEALDFYGDKRTFDRKGVTIPSQRRYVEYYAKLVSSNFNYNPPYVRLREARMTPPLSSVNSEVVLVVSSHTNKKGYSTQVCEVKKGKEALHLLVKEEVARPISGDIKIELKRTNFVRRTDKLFSAWLNTHFIFEEGKKVTNGFEIIASDQSNHNTCGPHQITRQRSNSFRASNKSEGHRHRRQESAEGRAALSGLGGGGMDQHPPREPRRRNRVAGESKSLPTGHLTCLAAQEDWHPLPPPQPPPPSPGDASPPPHLRHHARQDSRHRRRHHTQQLPSEGGGSGETWEEGRPEEQEVLVVLKKDQLDKASKDTHHKLLPQDFQIELWWLVTYVNKGGGGSSSSSNNAVDSRDSGSTPSTITPSGSSSDTDDDEEDEDEDEDWDSGSGGDKGGAQLSSSSPFGSQSLTEGLEVLL, from the exons ACATCACCGAGAGGCTTATCGCGATGGGTTTCCCCGCCCAGAAGCTGGAGGGGGTGTACAGGAACCACATTGATGACGTCTCTCGCTTCCTGGAGGAGAGGCACAAGGACCACTACCGTATCTATaactt GTGTTCAGAGCGGAACCGTTCCTACGACGAGTCACGGTTCCACAACAGAGTAAGGACCTTCCCCTTCGCTGACCACAATCCGCCGCCACTCATAAACATCCAGCCGCTCTGTAACGACATCAGCAAGTGGCTCTCGCAGGACCAGAAGAATGTGGCGGTGGTGCACTGTAAGGCTGgaaag ggcCGCACTGGAGTAATGATCTGCTGTTacctcctccactgccaccacacttGTCTGGCGCAGGAGGCTCTCGACTTTTATGGGGACAAGAGGACCTTTGACAGAAAA ggtGTGACTATCCCCAGCCAAAGACGCTACGTGGAATACTACGCCAAACTAGTCAGCTCCAACTTTAACTATAACCCACCTTATGTACGGCTGAGGGAGGCGCGCATGACCCCACCTCTCTCCAGCGTcaactcag AGGTGGTTCTGGTGGTGAGCTCGCACACCAACAAGAAGGGGTACAGTACGCAGGTGTGTGAGGTGAAGAAGGGCAAGGAGGCGCTGCACCTGCTCGTTAAGGAGGAGGTAGCCAGACCCATCTCAGGTGACATCAAGATTGAGCTTAAGAGGACCAACTTTGTAAGGCGAACG GATAAGCTGTTTAGTGCCTGGCTGAACACTCACTTCATTTTCGAGGAGGGCAAGAAAGTGACCAACGGGTTCGAGATCATTGCGTCTGACCAGAGCAACCACAACACCTGCGGCCCACACCAGATCACCCGGcaaag GAGCAACAGTTTTCGGGCGTCAAACAAGTCGGAGGGGCACAGACACAGACGGCAGGAGTCAGCGGAGGGGCGGGCAGCTCTCTCGGGGCTTGGGGGCGGGGGGATGGACCAGCACCCACCCCGAGAACCCCGCCGGAGGAACAGAGTGGCCGGGGAGAGTAAAAGTTTACCTACCGGTCACTTGACGTGCTTAGCGGCTCAGGAGGATTGGCACCCACTTCCCCCgccacagccgccgccaccCTCCCCCGGTGATGCCAGCCCCCCGCCGCACCTCCGCCACCATGCCAGACAGGacagccgccaccgccgccgccaccacactcAGCAACTTCC cagtgaggGTGGTGGTTCGGGCGAGACATGGGAGGAGGGGCGGCCGGAGGAACAAGAGGTGCTGGTTGTGCTAAAGAAGGACCAGTTGGACAAAGCGAGCAAGGACACACACCATAAGCTTCTCCCGCAAgatttccag ATTGAGCTGTGGTGGCTGGTGACGTACGTGAACAAGGGTGGtgggggcagcagcagcagcagcaacaatgcgGTGGACTCTCGGGACAGTGGCTCCACCCCCAGCACCATCACTCCCTCTGGCTCCTCGTCCGATACtgatgacgatgaggaggacgaggatgaggacgaggactgGGATTCAGGTAGTGGCG GAGACAAGGGAGGTGCTcagttgtcctcctcctccccatttggATCACAGTCTCTCA cGGAGGGGTTGGAGGTACTGCTGTGA
- the LOC123501972 gene encoding phosphatidylinositol 3,4,5-trisphosphate 3-phosphatase and dual-specificity protein phosphatase PTEN-like isoform X4, which translates to MSKGIRNLVSKRKRRFKENGYDLDLSYITERLIAMGFPAQKLEGVYRNHIDDVSRFLEERHKDHYRIYNLCSERNRSYDESRFHNRVRTFPFADHNPPPLINIQPLCNDISKWLSQDQKNVAVVHCKAGKGRTGVMICCYLLHCHHTCLAQEALDFYGDKRTFDRKGVTIPSQRRYVEYYAKLVSSNFNYNPPYVRLREARMTPPLSSVNSEVVLVVSSHTNKKGYSTQVCEVKKGKEALHLLVKEEVARPISGDIKIELKRTNFVRRTDKLFSAWLNTHFIFEEGKKVTNGFEIIASDQSNHNTCGPHQITRQRSNSFRASNKSEGHRHRRQESAEGRAALSGLGGGGMDQHPPREPRRRNRVAGESKSLPTGHLTCLAAQEDWHPLPPPQPPPPSPGDASPPPHLRHHARQDSRHRRRHHTQQLPSEGGGSGETWEEGRPEEQEVLVVLKKDQLDKASKDTHHKLLPQDFQIELWWLVTYVNKGGGGSSSSSNNAVDSRDSGSTPSTITPSGSSSDTDDDEEDEDEDEDWDSAEGLEVLL; encoded by the exons ACATCACCGAGAGGCTTATCGCGATGGGTTTCCCCGCCCAGAAGCTGGAGGGGGTGTACAGGAACCACATTGATGACGTCTCTCGCTTCCTGGAGGAGAGGCACAAGGACCACTACCGTATCTATaactt GTGTTCAGAGCGGAACCGTTCCTACGACGAGTCACGGTTCCACAACAGAGTAAGGACCTTCCCCTTCGCTGACCACAATCCGCCGCCACTCATAAACATCCAGCCGCTCTGTAACGACATCAGCAAGTGGCTCTCGCAGGACCAGAAGAATGTGGCGGTGGTGCACTGTAAGGCTGgaaag ggcCGCACTGGAGTAATGATCTGCTGTTacctcctccactgccaccacacttGTCTGGCGCAGGAGGCTCTCGACTTTTATGGGGACAAGAGGACCTTTGACAGAAAA ggtGTGACTATCCCCAGCCAAAGACGCTACGTGGAATACTACGCCAAACTAGTCAGCTCCAACTTTAACTATAACCCACCTTATGTACGGCTGAGGGAGGCGCGCATGACCCCACCTCTCTCCAGCGTcaactcag AGGTGGTTCTGGTGGTGAGCTCGCACACCAACAAGAAGGGGTACAGTACGCAGGTGTGTGAGGTGAAGAAGGGCAAGGAGGCGCTGCACCTGCTCGTTAAGGAGGAGGTAGCCAGACCCATCTCAGGTGACATCAAGATTGAGCTTAAGAGGACCAACTTTGTAAGGCGAACG GATAAGCTGTTTAGTGCCTGGCTGAACACTCACTTCATTTTCGAGGAGGGCAAGAAAGTGACCAACGGGTTCGAGATCATTGCGTCTGACCAGAGCAACCACAACACCTGCGGCCCACACCAGATCACCCGGcaaag GAGCAACAGTTTTCGGGCGTCAAACAAGTCGGAGGGGCACAGACACAGACGGCAGGAGTCAGCGGAGGGGCGGGCAGCTCTCTCGGGGCTTGGGGGCGGGGGGATGGACCAGCACCCACCCCGAGAACCCCGCCGGAGGAACAGAGTGGCCGGGGAGAGTAAAAGTTTACCTACCGGTCACTTGACGTGCTTAGCGGCTCAGGAGGATTGGCACCCACTTCCCCCgccacagccgccgccaccCTCCCCCGGTGATGCCAGCCCCCCGCCGCACCTCCGCCACCATGCCAGACAGGacagccgccaccgccgccgccaccacactcAGCAACTTCC cagtgaggGTGGTGGTTCGGGCGAGACATGGGAGGAGGGGCGGCCGGAGGAACAAGAGGTGCTGGTTGTGCTAAAGAAGGACCAGTTGGACAAAGCGAGCAAGGACACACACCATAAGCTTCTCCCGCAAgatttccag ATTGAGCTGTGGTGGCTGGTGACGTACGTGAACAAGGGTGGtgggggcagcagcagcagcagcaacaatgcgGTGGACTCTCGGGACAGTGGCTCCACCCCCAGCACCATCACTCCCTCTGGCTCCTCGTCCGATACtgatgacgatgaggaggacgaggatgaggacgaggactgGGATTCAG cGGAGGGGTTGGAGGTACTGCTGTGA
- the LOC123501972 gene encoding phosphatidylinositol 3,4,5-trisphosphate 3-phosphatase and dual-specificity protein phosphatase PTEN-like isoform X2 → MSKGIRNLVSKRKRRFKENGYDLDLSYITERLIAMGFPAQKLEGVYRNHIDDVSRFLEERHKDHYRIYNLCSERNRSYDESRFHNRVRTFPFADHNPPPLINIQPLCNDISKWLSQDQKNVAVVHCKAGKGRTGVMICCYLLHCHHTCLAQEALDFYGDKRTFDRKGVTIPSQRRYVEYYAKLVSSNFNYNPPYVRLREARMTPPLSSVNSEVVLVVSSHTNKKGYSTQVCEVKKGKEALHLLVKEEVARPISGDIKIELKRTNFVRRTDKLFSAWLNTHFIFEEGKKVTNGFEIIASDQSNHNTCGPHQITRQRSNSFRASNKSEGHRHRRQESAEGRAALSGLGGGGMDQHPPREPRRRNRVAGESKSLPTGHLTCLAAQEDWHPLPPPQPPPPSPGDASPPPHLRHHARQDSRHRRRHHTQQLPSEGGGSGETWEEGRPEEQEVLVVLKKDQLDKASKDTHHKLLPQDFQIELWWLVTYVNKGGGGSSSSSNNAVDSRDSGSTPSTITPSGSSSDTDDDEEDEDEDEDWDSGSGAEGLEVLL, encoded by the exons ACATCACCGAGAGGCTTATCGCGATGGGTTTCCCCGCCCAGAAGCTGGAGGGGGTGTACAGGAACCACATTGATGACGTCTCTCGCTTCCTGGAGGAGAGGCACAAGGACCACTACCGTATCTATaactt GTGTTCAGAGCGGAACCGTTCCTACGACGAGTCACGGTTCCACAACAGAGTAAGGACCTTCCCCTTCGCTGACCACAATCCGCCGCCACTCATAAACATCCAGCCGCTCTGTAACGACATCAGCAAGTGGCTCTCGCAGGACCAGAAGAATGTGGCGGTGGTGCACTGTAAGGCTGgaaag ggcCGCACTGGAGTAATGATCTGCTGTTacctcctccactgccaccacacttGTCTGGCGCAGGAGGCTCTCGACTTTTATGGGGACAAGAGGACCTTTGACAGAAAA ggtGTGACTATCCCCAGCCAAAGACGCTACGTGGAATACTACGCCAAACTAGTCAGCTCCAACTTTAACTATAACCCACCTTATGTACGGCTGAGGGAGGCGCGCATGACCCCACCTCTCTCCAGCGTcaactcag AGGTGGTTCTGGTGGTGAGCTCGCACACCAACAAGAAGGGGTACAGTACGCAGGTGTGTGAGGTGAAGAAGGGCAAGGAGGCGCTGCACCTGCTCGTTAAGGAGGAGGTAGCCAGACCCATCTCAGGTGACATCAAGATTGAGCTTAAGAGGACCAACTTTGTAAGGCGAACG GATAAGCTGTTTAGTGCCTGGCTGAACACTCACTTCATTTTCGAGGAGGGCAAGAAAGTGACCAACGGGTTCGAGATCATTGCGTCTGACCAGAGCAACCACAACACCTGCGGCCCACACCAGATCACCCGGcaaag GAGCAACAGTTTTCGGGCGTCAAACAAGTCGGAGGGGCACAGACACAGACGGCAGGAGTCAGCGGAGGGGCGGGCAGCTCTCTCGGGGCTTGGGGGCGGGGGGATGGACCAGCACCCACCCCGAGAACCCCGCCGGAGGAACAGAGTGGCCGGGGAGAGTAAAAGTTTACCTACCGGTCACTTGACGTGCTTAGCGGCTCAGGAGGATTGGCACCCACTTCCCCCgccacagccgccgccaccCTCCCCCGGTGATGCCAGCCCCCCGCCGCACCTCCGCCACCATGCCAGACAGGacagccgccaccgccgccgccaccacactcAGCAACTTCC cagtgaggGTGGTGGTTCGGGCGAGACATGGGAGGAGGGGCGGCCGGAGGAACAAGAGGTGCTGGTTGTGCTAAAGAAGGACCAGTTGGACAAAGCGAGCAAGGACACACACCATAAGCTTCTCCCGCAAgatttccag ATTGAGCTGTGGTGGCTGGTGACGTACGTGAACAAGGGTGGtgggggcagcagcagcagcagcaacaatgcgGTGGACTCTCGGGACAGTGGCTCCACCCCCAGCACCATCACTCCCTCTGGCTCCTCGTCCGATACtgatgacgatgaggaggacgaggatgaggacgaggactgGGATTCAGGTAGTGGCG cGGAGGGGTTGGAGGTACTGCTGTGA
- the LOC123501972 gene encoding phosphatidylinositol 3,4,5-trisphosphate 3-phosphatase and dual-specificity protein phosphatase PTEN-like isoform X3 translates to MSKGIRNLVSKRKRRFKENGYDLDLSYITERLIAMGFPAQKLEGVYRNHIDDVSRFLEERHKDHYRIYNLCSERNRSYDESRFHNRVRTFPFADHNPPPLINIQPLCNDISKWLSQDQKNVAVVHCKAGKGRTGVMICCYLLHCHHTCLAQEALDFYGDKRTFDRKGVTIPSQRRYVEYYAKLVSSNFNYNPPYVRLREARMTPPLSSVNSEVVLVVSSHTNKKGYSTQVCEVKKGKEALHLLVKEEVARPISGDIKIELKRTNFVRRTDKLFSAWLNTHFIFEEGKKVTNGFEIIASDQSNHNTCGPHQITRQRSNSFRASNKSEGHRHRRQESAEGRAALSGLGGGGMDQHPPREPRRRNRVAGESKSLPTGHLTCLAAQEDWHPLPPPQPPPPSPGDASPPPHLRHHARQDSRHRRRHHTQQLPSEGGGSGETWEEGRPEEQEVLVVLKKDQLDKASKDTHHKLLPQDFQIELWWLVTYVNKGGGGSSSSSNNAVDSRDSGSTPSTITPSGSSSDTDDDEEDEDEDEDWDSGSGGESTYL, encoded by the exons ACATCACCGAGAGGCTTATCGCGATGGGTTTCCCCGCCCAGAAGCTGGAGGGGGTGTACAGGAACCACATTGATGACGTCTCTCGCTTCCTGGAGGAGAGGCACAAGGACCACTACCGTATCTATaactt GTGTTCAGAGCGGAACCGTTCCTACGACGAGTCACGGTTCCACAACAGAGTAAGGACCTTCCCCTTCGCTGACCACAATCCGCCGCCACTCATAAACATCCAGCCGCTCTGTAACGACATCAGCAAGTGGCTCTCGCAGGACCAGAAGAATGTGGCGGTGGTGCACTGTAAGGCTGgaaag ggcCGCACTGGAGTAATGATCTGCTGTTacctcctccactgccaccacacttGTCTGGCGCAGGAGGCTCTCGACTTTTATGGGGACAAGAGGACCTTTGACAGAAAA ggtGTGACTATCCCCAGCCAAAGACGCTACGTGGAATACTACGCCAAACTAGTCAGCTCCAACTTTAACTATAACCCACCTTATGTACGGCTGAGGGAGGCGCGCATGACCCCACCTCTCTCCAGCGTcaactcag AGGTGGTTCTGGTGGTGAGCTCGCACACCAACAAGAAGGGGTACAGTACGCAGGTGTGTGAGGTGAAGAAGGGCAAGGAGGCGCTGCACCTGCTCGTTAAGGAGGAGGTAGCCAGACCCATCTCAGGTGACATCAAGATTGAGCTTAAGAGGACCAACTTTGTAAGGCGAACG GATAAGCTGTTTAGTGCCTGGCTGAACACTCACTTCATTTTCGAGGAGGGCAAGAAAGTGACCAACGGGTTCGAGATCATTGCGTCTGACCAGAGCAACCACAACACCTGCGGCCCACACCAGATCACCCGGcaaag GAGCAACAGTTTTCGGGCGTCAAACAAGTCGGAGGGGCACAGACACAGACGGCAGGAGTCAGCGGAGGGGCGGGCAGCTCTCTCGGGGCTTGGGGGCGGGGGGATGGACCAGCACCCACCCCGAGAACCCCGCCGGAGGAACAGAGTGGCCGGGGAGAGTAAAAGTTTACCTACCGGTCACTTGACGTGCTTAGCGGCTCAGGAGGATTGGCACCCACTTCCCCCgccacagccgccgccaccCTCCCCCGGTGATGCCAGCCCCCCGCCGCACCTCCGCCACCATGCCAGACAGGacagccgccaccgccgccgccaccacactcAGCAACTTCC cagtgaggGTGGTGGTTCGGGCGAGACATGGGAGGAGGGGCGGCCGGAGGAACAAGAGGTGCTGGTTGTGCTAAAGAAGGACCAGTTGGACAAAGCGAGCAAGGACACACACCATAAGCTTCTCCCGCAAgatttccag ATTGAGCTGTGGTGGCTGGTGACGTACGTGAACAAGGGTGGtgggggcagcagcagcagcagcaacaatgcgGTGGACTCTCGGGACAGTGGCTCCACCCCCAGCACCATCACTCCCTCTGGCTCCTCGTCCGATACtgatgacgatgaggaggacgaggatgaggacgaggactgGGATTCAGGTAGTGGCG
- the LOC123501972 gene encoding phosphatidylinositol 3,4,5-trisphosphate 3-phosphatase and dual-specificity protein phosphatase PTEN-like isoform X6 — protein sequence MSKGIRNLVSKRKRRFKENGYDLDLSYITERLIAMGFPAQKLEGVYRNHIDDVSRFLEERHKDHYRIYNLCSERNRSYDESRFHNRVRTFPFADHNPPPLINIQPLCNDISKWLSQDQKNVAVVHCKAGKGRTGVMICCYLLHCHHTCLAQEALDFYGDKRTFDRKGVTIPSQRRYVEYYAKLVSSNFNYNPPYVRLREARMTPPLSSVNSEVVLVVSSHTNKKGYSTQVCEVKKGKEALHLLVKEEVARPISGDIKIELKRTNFVRRTDKLFSAWLNTHFIFEEGKKVTNGFEIIASDQSNHNTCGPHQITRQSSEGGGSGETWEEGRPEEQEVLVVLKKDQLDKASKDTHHKLLPQDFQIELWWLVTYVNKGGGGSSSSSNNAVDSRDSGSTPSTITPSGSSSDTDDDEEDEDEDEDWDSGSGGESTYL from the exons ACATCACCGAGAGGCTTATCGCGATGGGTTTCCCCGCCCAGAAGCTGGAGGGGGTGTACAGGAACCACATTGATGACGTCTCTCGCTTCCTGGAGGAGAGGCACAAGGACCACTACCGTATCTATaactt GTGTTCAGAGCGGAACCGTTCCTACGACGAGTCACGGTTCCACAACAGAGTAAGGACCTTCCCCTTCGCTGACCACAATCCGCCGCCACTCATAAACATCCAGCCGCTCTGTAACGACATCAGCAAGTGGCTCTCGCAGGACCAGAAGAATGTGGCGGTGGTGCACTGTAAGGCTGgaaag ggcCGCACTGGAGTAATGATCTGCTGTTacctcctccactgccaccacacttGTCTGGCGCAGGAGGCTCTCGACTTTTATGGGGACAAGAGGACCTTTGACAGAAAA ggtGTGACTATCCCCAGCCAAAGACGCTACGTGGAATACTACGCCAAACTAGTCAGCTCCAACTTTAACTATAACCCACCTTATGTACGGCTGAGGGAGGCGCGCATGACCCCACCTCTCTCCAGCGTcaactcag AGGTGGTTCTGGTGGTGAGCTCGCACACCAACAAGAAGGGGTACAGTACGCAGGTGTGTGAGGTGAAGAAGGGCAAGGAGGCGCTGCACCTGCTCGTTAAGGAGGAGGTAGCCAGACCCATCTCAGGTGACATCAAGATTGAGCTTAAGAGGACCAACTTTGTAAGGCGAACG GATAAGCTGTTTAGTGCCTGGCTGAACACTCACTTCATTTTCGAGGAGGGCAAGAAAGTGACCAACGGGTTCGAGATCATTGCGTCTGACCAGAGCAACCACAACACCTGCGGCCCACACCAGATCACCCGGcaaag cagtgaggGTGGTGGTTCGGGCGAGACATGGGAGGAGGGGCGGCCGGAGGAACAAGAGGTGCTGGTTGTGCTAAAGAAGGACCAGTTGGACAAAGCGAGCAAGGACACACACCATAAGCTTCTCCCGCAAgatttccag ATTGAGCTGTGGTGGCTGGTGACGTACGTGAACAAGGGTGGtgggggcagcagcagcagcagcaacaatgcgGTGGACTCTCGGGACAGTGGCTCCACCCCCAGCACCATCACTCCCTCTGGCTCCTCGTCCGATACtgatgacgatgaggaggacgaggatgaggacgaggactgGGATTCAGGTAGTGGCG
- the LOC123501972 gene encoding phosphatidylinositol 3,4,5-trisphosphate 3-phosphatase and dual-specificity protein phosphatase PTEN-like isoform X5, giving the protein MSKGIRNLVSKRKRRFKENGYDLDLSYITERLIAMGFPAQKLEGVYRNHIDDVSRFLEERHKDHYRIYNLCSERNRSYDESRFHNRVRTFPFADHNPPPLINIQPLCNDISKWLSQDQKNVAVVHCKAGKGRTGVMICCYLLHCHHTCLAQEALDFYGDKRTFDRKGVTIPSQRRYVEYYAKLVSSNFNYNPPYVRLREARMTPPLSSVNSEVVLVVSSHTNKKGYSTQVCEVKKGKEALHLLVKEEVARPISGDIKIELKRTNFVRRTDKLFSAWLNTHFIFEEGKKVTNGFEIIASDQSNHNTCGPHQITRQRSNSFRASNKSEGHRHRRQESAEGRAALSGLGGGGMDQHPPREPRRRNRVAGESKSLPTGHLTCLAAQEDWHPLPPPQPPPPSPGDASPPPHLRHHARQDSRHRRRHHTQQLPSEGGGSGETWEEGRPEEQEVLVVLKKDQLDKASKDTHHKLLPQDFQIELWWLVTYVNKGGGGSSSSSNNAVDSRDSGSTPSTITPSGSSSDTDDDEEDEDEDEDWDSGESTYL; this is encoded by the exons ACATCACCGAGAGGCTTATCGCGATGGGTTTCCCCGCCCAGAAGCTGGAGGGGGTGTACAGGAACCACATTGATGACGTCTCTCGCTTCCTGGAGGAGAGGCACAAGGACCACTACCGTATCTATaactt GTGTTCAGAGCGGAACCGTTCCTACGACGAGTCACGGTTCCACAACAGAGTAAGGACCTTCCCCTTCGCTGACCACAATCCGCCGCCACTCATAAACATCCAGCCGCTCTGTAACGACATCAGCAAGTGGCTCTCGCAGGACCAGAAGAATGTGGCGGTGGTGCACTGTAAGGCTGgaaag ggcCGCACTGGAGTAATGATCTGCTGTTacctcctccactgccaccacacttGTCTGGCGCAGGAGGCTCTCGACTTTTATGGGGACAAGAGGACCTTTGACAGAAAA ggtGTGACTATCCCCAGCCAAAGACGCTACGTGGAATACTACGCCAAACTAGTCAGCTCCAACTTTAACTATAACCCACCTTATGTACGGCTGAGGGAGGCGCGCATGACCCCACCTCTCTCCAGCGTcaactcag AGGTGGTTCTGGTGGTGAGCTCGCACACCAACAAGAAGGGGTACAGTACGCAGGTGTGTGAGGTGAAGAAGGGCAAGGAGGCGCTGCACCTGCTCGTTAAGGAGGAGGTAGCCAGACCCATCTCAGGTGACATCAAGATTGAGCTTAAGAGGACCAACTTTGTAAGGCGAACG GATAAGCTGTTTAGTGCCTGGCTGAACACTCACTTCATTTTCGAGGAGGGCAAGAAAGTGACCAACGGGTTCGAGATCATTGCGTCTGACCAGAGCAACCACAACACCTGCGGCCCACACCAGATCACCCGGcaaag GAGCAACAGTTTTCGGGCGTCAAACAAGTCGGAGGGGCACAGACACAGACGGCAGGAGTCAGCGGAGGGGCGGGCAGCTCTCTCGGGGCTTGGGGGCGGGGGGATGGACCAGCACCCACCCCGAGAACCCCGCCGGAGGAACAGAGTGGCCGGGGAGAGTAAAAGTTTACCTACCGGTCACTTGACGTGCTTAGCGGCTCAGGAGGATTGGCACCCACTTCCCCCgccacagccgccgccaccCTCCCCCGGTGATGCCAGCCCCCCGCCGCACCTCCGCCACCATGCCAGACAGGacagccgccaccgccgccgccaccacactcAGCAACTTCC cagtgaggGTGGTGGTTCGGGCGAGACATGGGAGGAGGGGCGGCCGGAGGAACAAGAGGTGCTGGTTGTGCTAAAGAAGGACCAGTTGGACAAAGCGAGCAAGGACACACACCATAAGCTTCTCCCGCAAgatttccag ATTGAGCTGTGGTGGCTGGTGACGTACGTGAACAAGGGTGGtgggggcagcagcagcagcagcaacaatgcgGTGGACTCTCGGGACAGTGGCTCCACCCCCAGCACCATCACTCCCTCTGGCTCCTCGTCCGATACtgatgacgatgaggaggacgaggatgaggacgaggactgGGATTCAG